The genomic stretch AGCCCGGCCGCACGGTGGAGATCGGGCCGGAGCTGTCGGTGGAGATCGTGGAGTCCACTCCCGGCGGCGAGCGGGTCGTTCGGCTGGTGACGCCGCTGAGCGTAACGGAGGCGCTGGACCGGTACGGCGAAGTTCCGCTGCCGCCGTACGTGGAGCGCAGCGCGACGGAAACGGACCGCGAGCGCTACCAGACCGTGTACGCGCGCGAACGGGGCTCCGTCGCCGCGCCGACGGCAGGGCTGCATTTCACGCCGGAGGTGCTCGCCGCACTGGAGTCCAAGGGGGTGCGCCTGGCCCGGCTGGTTCTGCACGTGGGCGTCGGCACCTTTCGCCCGGTGGAGGTGGAGGACCCCGACGCGCACCCCATGCACTCCGAGTGGTACAGCGTCTCGGCGGATGCTGCGGAGGCGATCAACACGGTTCGCGCCGCGGGGGGGACGGTGTGGGCGGTCGGTACGACGGTCGTGCGCACGCTGGAATCGGTCGCGGGGGAAGATGGCGCCGTGCACGCGGGACAGGGATGGACGCGCATCTTCATCCGCCCGCCGTACCGGTTCCGCGTGGTGGATCACCTGATCACCAACTTTCACCTGCCGCGCTCCACCCTGATGATGCTCGTGTCCGCGCTCGGCGGGTACGAACTTACGATGCGCGCCTACCGCGAGGCGATCGAACGCGGGTACCGCTTCTACTCATACGGCGACGCGATGCTGCTCGTCTGATCCGGACGGGAACACGCACGGGATCAAGCCGGACCGCATGCCCGCGGTCCGGCTTCTTCGTATCCCGACACATGTTCTTTCAGCTCGGCTCAGGCGGCTTCTGAGTGGTCGAAAATGTAGTTTGCGTCACCTGCAAAATACCATAAATAAAACACTTGCGCATCGGAGATGTGGTGTCCATCTTGTGTGCGGATTGGTCTGCCTCCTTTCGCGCTCCGACTGCCCGGACCCATGCGCCCGACGTTTCGCTGGTTCACGTTCAGCATCGGCTTCGGCCTCCTGCCGTTCGGTTCTGCCGTTCTGCTCGCTGCGCTGACGTCGAGCCGGGCAACCTTCGTGATGACGCTGGGGGAGAACCTTCTGGTTCTGGGCTACGGGTGCATCGTGTTCATGGGCTTTGTCTCGGTCATGCTGCTGCGCGAGATCATCCGCGACGAGCGGGAGAGAGCCCGGCTTCGGCGGGAACGCCAAGTGCGGCGGCAGCAGGCAATCGGATCGCGCCCACGGCATCGCGTGGCGCGTCGGGGCTGGGGAGCGCTGAGCCAGGACCGGCGAGCCGCGTAGAACGGGCGCGCTTCACGACGCCCAAGGCCCGCAGCTACCGTCGGCGCCTTGCCTGAACCCCGCGCATCCGCCAAACTAGGGGTTTGCAATCGCATGCGATCCACGCGGGGAGGCGCCGCTGTTCGAGTTTGAGATCCAGGCCACGGAAGGCGCCGCGCGTGCGGGACGGCTCACGCTTCCGCACGGGGTGGTGCAGACGCCCGTGTTCATGCCGGTGGGCACGCAGGCCACGGTAAAGACGCTCACGCCGGAAGAGGTGGAGGGGCTGGGCGCCCAGATCATCCTGGGCAACACCTACCACCTGTACCTGCGACCCGGCCATGAGCTGGTGCGCGAACTGGGCGGGCTGCACGGCTTTCAGGGATGGAAGAAGCCCATCCTGACCGATTCGGGCGGCTTTCAGGTGTTCAGCCTTTCCGACATCAACACGATCGAGGAAGAGGGCGTCACCTTTCAAAGCCACATCGACGGATCGCGCCACCTGTTCACCCCCGAGCGGGTGATGGAGATCGAGCGGGCGCTGGGGGCCGACATCATCATGGCCTTTGACCAGTGCCCGCCGGGACAGAGCAGCCGCGAAGTGGCTACGCAGGCGTACGAGCGCACGCTGCGCTGGCTGGAGCGCTGCCGCACCCGCTTTGCGCAGCTGCCGGCCGAAGACCCGCAAGGCCCGGTGCAGACGCTGTTTCCCATCGTGCAGGGCGGCATCTACCCGGACCTGCGGCGCGAATCGCTGCAGGCCACCGTGGACGCGGGCGACTGGGACGGCATCGCCATCGGCGGCCTTTCCGTGGGCGAGCCCAAGCCCACGATGTACGCCATGCTCGAGGCGCTGCAGCCGGAACTGCCGGAGCGGCTGCCGCGCTACCTGATGGGCGTGGGGTACCCGGACGACCTGCTGGAGGCCATCGGCCGCGGCGTGGACATGTTCGACTGCGTGGCGCCTACGCGAAACGGGCGCAACGGCGCCGTGTGGATCGCGGGCGAGGGACAGGTGAACATCAAGCAGCAGCGCTTTCGCGCCGACGCGGGGCCGCTGGACCCCGACTGCGACTGCTACACCTGCCGCACCTACACCCGCGCGTACCTGCGGCACCTGTTCGTGGCGGGAGAGGGGCTGTGCATGCGCCTGCTTTCCATCCACAACCTGCGCTTTCTGGTGCGGCTGGCCGACACCGCGCGCGAGCGCATCGCGGCGGGCGACTTTACATCCTGGAGCGCGGCCTGGCTGGCGCGCTTTCACGCCGGTCGCGCCGCCCGCGGCTGACCCGCGGCATTCACGAACATACGGACCGGAACCATGGAAATCCTGCTTCTTCTCGCCCAGGCCAGGCCGGGCGGGGCCGCGAGCTCCTTCATCAGCGCGCTGCCCATTCTCTTCATCCTCATCATCTTCTGGGTGATGCTCGTGGTGCCGCAGCGGCGCCAGGCCAAGGAGCACCTGGCCATGGTGACCAGCCTGCAGAAGGGCGACCAGGTGGTGACGGCGGGCGGGCTGATCGGCGAGGTCGTCCAGATCAAGGAAGACCAGGTGCAGGTGCGGACGGGGCAGGCGATCGTGGTGGTGGAGCGCGCCAAGATCTCGCGCCGTCTGGCCGCGGACGCCGGGAAGTAGCGATGGCGATTCGCAAGATCGAGATGCTCGGCTCGGAGGTCCTGCGCCGCCGGACGACCGACGTGCCGAAGCCGGGACCGGAGCTGGACCGGCTGGTGGACGACATGTTCGAGACGATGTACGACGCCAGCGGCATCGGCCTGGCCGCCCCGCAGATCGGGTTGAGCCAGCGCCTGATCGTGGTGGACGTCAAGGAAGAGGGCGGCGAGCGCATGGCGCTGCTGGACCCGCGCATCGTGGAGTCCGGCGCGGACCGAGACCGCTACGACGAGGGGTGCCTGAGCATTCCCGGGGTCACCGGCTCGGTGGACCGGCCGATGACGTGCGTGGTGGAGGCGCTGGACCAGCAGGGAAACCCCGTGCGCATCGAGGCTGACGGGCTGCTGGCGCGCTGCCTTCAGCACGAGATCGACCACCTGGAGGGCGTGCTCTTTCTGGATCGCCTGAGCCCCATCAAACGCGCCATGCTGCTCAAGAAATACCGCAAGCTGGCGGGCAAGTGAAAGTTCTCTTCTGGGGGACCCCGGCCTTTGCGCTTCCCGCGCTCCTCTCGCTCGCGGAAGAGGGGCACGACGTGGTGGGCGTGGTGACGCAGCCGGACCGGCCGGCGGGGCGGGGGCGTGCGCTTTCCGTTTCCCCGGTCAAGGAAGAGGCGCTCACCATGGGCGTGCCCATCCTGCAGCCGGAGCGCGCGCGCGGCGACGAGTTCATCGCCAGCATCCGCGCGCTGGAGCCGGACATTTCCGTCGTGGTCGCCTTCGGGCAGATCCTGAAGCCGGAGGTGCTGGCGGTGCCGCGGCTGGGGTCCATCAACATCCACGCGTCGCTCCTTCCCGAACTGCGCGGGGCGGCGCCCATCCAGTGGGCCGTGGCGCGGGGGCACGAGACTACCGGCGTCACCATCATGCGGATGGAGGCGGGGCTGGATTCCGGGCCCATGATCCTGCGCGTGGAGGAGCCGATCGGCCCGGACGAGTCCGCGTCGGAGCTGGGCGTGCGCTTGGCGGAGATCGGCGCCGAGGCGCTGGTGGAGACGCTGGCGCTGATGGAGGCCGGCTCGGCGACAGAGACGGTGCAGGACCACGACCGTGCCACCTACGCGCCCAAGGTGGACCGCGAGACGGCGCGCGTGGACTGGACGCTGCCGGCGGAAGAGGTCGCGCGGCTGATCCGCGGGATGGACGACGTGCCGGGGGCCTGGAGTCCCCTGGGCGCGCGCTGCCCGGTGAAGCTGTACCGTTCGCAGGTCGTGGTGGATGCCTCCGGCGAGCCGGGGACCGTCCTTGCGGCGGACCCGCAGGGCGGGGTGCTGGTGGCCTGCGGGAGCGGCGCCGTGCGCCTGGGTGAGGTGCAGCCGCAGGGCAAGCGGCGGATGGGGGCGGGCGAGTGGGTGCGCGGCCGCGGCGTGGCGGCGGGCGACCGCTTCGGCGTGGACGCGTGAGCGGCTCCGCATCCCCCGCCGGGAGCTGACCGCGATGGCGACGCCGACGGTGGGACGGCAGGCCGCGCTGGAGGCGCTGGCTCGCGTGCGCGAAGGCGAACTGGCCGACCGTGCGCTGGACGCCGCCGCGCACGGGCTGGAGGCGCGCGAGCGCGCGTGGACGCAGGAACTGGTCTACGGCACCTTTCGCCTGCGCGGCCGCATCGACTACCTGCTGGGCCGGCTGGCGCGGGACGGGGTGGAAAGCCTGGACCCCGACGTGCTGGACGTTCTGCGGCTGGGTGCGTACCAGCTTCTGGAGATGGGGAGCGTTCCGCCCTACGCCGCGGTGTCGCAGTCCGTGGACCTGGTGCGCATGGCGGGCGTGCCACGCGCGGCCGGGCTGGTGAACGGCATTCTGCAGAACCTGCAGCGCCGCCGGGAGCACATCAGCTTTCCCGACGCGCGCGCGGACGGCGCGGGATACCTGACCACCTGGGGCTCGCACCCGCGCTGGCTGGTGGAGCGGTGGATGGAGCGCTTCGGGCCGGAGCAGGCGCTGGCGCTGGTGGAGGCGAACAACCGCCGGCCGGAGCTGTTCATCCGCCCGCTCGGCGTGAGTGTGGACGAGGCCGCGGCGCGGCTGCGCGCGGCGGAGATCGAGGCGGTGCGCGTGGGGTGGTCGCCCGATTCGCTGCGCATCGAGACGCCGGGGACCGCGTCGGAGGCGCTGGCCGCCGTCCCCGCCGTGGTGCAGGACCCCGCGGCGGCGCTGGTGGTGCGCTACGCGGACGTCCCC from Longimicrobium terrae encodes the following:
- the queA gene encoding tRNA preQ1(34) S-adenosylmethionine ribosyltransferase-isomerase QueA gives rise to the protein MTDPVYRTSGFDFHLPPEQIAQSPAERRDASRLLVVDKASGELQHRVFSDIVEYLAPGDVLVLNETRVFPARLLGRKATGAAAEILLLHPHNGEEKLWVALVRPGGKLKPGRTVEIGPELSVEIVESTPGGERVVRLVTPLSVTEALDRYGEVPLPPYVERSATETDRERYQTVYARERGSVAAPTAGLHFTPEVLAALESKGVRLARLVLHVGVGTFRPVEVEDPDAHPMHSEWYSVSADAAEAINTVRAAGGTVWAVGTTVVRTLESVAGEDGAVHAGQGWTRIFIRPPYRFRVVDHLITNFHLPRSTLMMLVSALGGYELTMRAYREAIERGYRFYSYGDAMLLV
- the tgt gene encoding tRNA guanosine(34) transglycosylase Tgt; protein product: MFEFEIQATEGAARAGRLTLPHGVVQTPVFMPVGTQATVKTLTPEEVEGLGAQIILGNTYHLYLRPGHELVRELGGLHGFQGWKKPILTDSGGFQVFSLSDINTIEEEGVTFQSHIDGSRHLFTPERVMEIERALGADIIMAFDQCPPGQSSREVATQAYERTLRWLERCRTRFAQLPAEDPQGPVQTLFPIVQGGIYPDLRRESLQATVDAGDWDGIAIGGLSVGEPKPTMYAMLEALQPELPERLPRYLMGVGYPDDLLEAIGRGVDMFDCVAPTRNGRNGAVWIAGEGQVNIKQQRFRADAGPLDPDCDCYTCRTYTRAYLRHLFVAGEGLCMRLLSIHNLRFLVRLADTARERIAAGDFTSWSAAWLARFHAGRAARG
- the yajC gene encoding preprotein translocase subunit YajC, which gives rise to MEILLLLAQARPGGAASSFISALPILFILIIFWVMLVVPQRRQAKEHLAMVTSLQKGDQVVTAGGLIGEVVQIKEDQVQVRTGQAIVVVERAKISRRLAADAGK
- the def gene encoding peptide deformylase, which gives rise to MAIRKIEMLGSEVLRRRTTDVPKPGPELDRLVDDMFETMYDASGIGLAAPQIGLSQRLIVVDVKEEGGERMALLDPRIVESGADRDRYDEGCLSIPGVTGSVDRPMTCVVEALDQQGNPVRIEADGLLARCLQHEIDHLEGVLFLDRLSPIKRAMLLKKYRKLAGK
- the fmt gene encoding methionyl-tRNA formyltransferase, whose product is MKVLFWGTPAFALPALLSLAEEGHDVVGVVTQPDRPAGRGRALSVSPVKEEALTMGVPILQPERARGDEFIASIRALEPDISVVVAFGQILKPEVLAVPRLGSINIHASLLPELRGAAPIQWAVARGHETTGVTIMRMEAGLDSGPMILRVEEPIGPDESASELGVRLAEIGAEALVETLALMEAGSATETVQDHDRATYAPKVDRETARVDWTLPAEEVARLIRGMDDVPGAWSPLGARCPVKLYRSQVVVDASGEPGTVLAADPQGGVLVACGSGAVRLGEVQPQGKRRMGAGEWVRGRGVAAGDRFGVDA
- a CDS encoding RsmB/NOP family class I SAM-dependent RNA methyltransferase produces the protein MATPTVGRQAALEALARVREGELADRALDAAAHGLEARERAWTQELVYGTFRLRGRIDYLLGRLARDGVESLDPDVLDVLRLGAYQLLEMGSVPPYAAVSQSVDLVRMAGVPRAAGLVNGILQNLQRRREHISFPDARADGAGYLTTWGSHPRWLVERWMERFGPEQALALVEANNRRPELFIRPLGVSVDEAAARLRAAEIEAVRVGWSPDSLRIETPGTASEALAAVPAVVQDPAAALVVRYADVPAGATVLDLAAAPGGKAMGLADGAGRVAAADLSRRRVRRVTENARRVGWDDRIGVVVADGRMPPFRPADAVLLDAPCTGTGTLRRHPDGRWRVTPDDLAALTRLQDELLAAAAECVRPGGLLIYSTCSLEREENEVRVESFLAANPGWRVDATEAAPAEVRDAAGYLCVLPQAQGADGAFAARLRRPA